One stretch of Thermodesulfobacteriota bacterium DNA includes these proteins:
- the hemL gene encoding glutamate-1-semialdehyde 2,1-aminomutase — MTRQFRKSKRLYKTAQNLMPGGVNSPVRSFNAVGGSPAFIHKAKGAYTYDEDGNKYIDYMSSWGPLILGHSDPDVVRAVKQAADKGTSYGAPCENEVNIAKLIVKSFPGIDMIRMTSSGTEATMSAVRLARAYTDRDYIVKFEGCYHGHADFLLVQAGSGATTFGTPSSPGVPKSFTDKTLLAKYNDISSVEKQFKKHGDKIAAIILEPVAANMGVVLPEKGFLKKLRAITKKHGALLIFDEVITGFRLGMGGAQKYFGVTPDITCLGKIVGGGLPVGAFGGSKKIMSMVAPIGPMYQAGTLSGNPLAMAAGLTTLTKLNKAPNYKKLKNLTENLVDGLQDIIKKLEINASINSIESMFTLFFTSPSPHDYKTALASDTKKYSKFFENLLGTGIMFPPSQFEAVFLSLSHTQKDVDKTLNALYKCLKDL, encoded by the coding sequence ATGACACGTCAATTCAGAAAGTCAAAAAGGCTATATAAAACTGCCCAGAATTTAATGCCAGGAGGGGTTAATAGCCCCGTCAGGTCTTTTAACGCCGTAGGGGGTAGTCCAGCATTCATTCATAAGGCAAAAGGCGCTTATACTTATGATGAGGACGGCAATAAATATATTGATTACATGTCTTCATGGGGACCACTTATTTTGGGCCATTCAGATCCTGATGTAGTTCGTGCTGTTAAACAAGCAGCAGATAAAGGAACCAGTTATGGTGCTCCTTGTGAGAATGAAGTAAATATAGCAAAGCTCATAGTAAAGTCCTTTCCCGGAATAGACATGATCAGGATGACAAGCTCGGGTACAGAGGCTACCATGAGCGCTGTCAGGTTAGCCAGAGCCTATACTGATCGAGACTACATAGTAAAATTTGAAGGATGCTACCATGGACATGCAGACTTTCTTCTTGTACAGGCGGGATCTGGCGCCACAACTTTCGGAACGCCAAGCAGTCCTGGGGTACCTAAATCTTTTACTGATAAAACACTTCTTGCAAAATATAATGATATTTCGTCTGTGGAAAAACAATTTAAAAAGCATGGCGATAAAATAGCTGCCATAATACTAGAGCCGGTCGCTGCCAATATGGGCGTTGTACTTCCAGAAAAAGGGTTTCTAAAAAAGTTGAGAGCGATCACAAAAAAGCACGGAGCACTTCTAATATTTGATGAAGTTATAACTGGCTTTAGATTGGGCATGGGCGGGGCGCAAAAATATTTTGGCGTAACTCCTGATATTACTTGCCTTGGAAAAATAGTTGGCGGCGGTCTTCCGGTCGGAGCATTTGGAGGGAGTAAAAAAATAATGAGTATGGTTGCTCCTATAGGGCCTATGTATCAGGCAGGTACACTTTCCGGAAACCCTCTTGCAATGGCCGCTGGTCTTACGACGCTTACAAAATTAAATAAGGCCCCAAACTATAAAAAGCTTAAAAACCTTACTGAAAATCTTGTAGACGGACTTCAAGATATAATAAAAAAACTAGAAATTAATGCCAGTATAAACTCTATCGAATCTATGTTTACGCTCTTTTTTACAAGCCCTTCACCCCACGATTATAAGACTGCACTTGCAAGCGATACAAAAAAATATTCAAAATTTTTTGAAAATTTGCTAGGTACTGGTATTATGTTCCCGCCTTCTCAATTTGAGGCTGTATTTTTATCTTTGTCTCATACTCAGAAGGATGTAGATAAAACATTAAACGCTTTATATAAATGTCTTAAAGATCTTTAG
- a CDS encoding OmpA family protein, giving the protein MKRDKQMLFLSIPFLVVALLYLASCATPPPTKELAAADSAVADATATCEQCKQRVCGDDPTTGDYCGAPCGEAELAAANSALAKGKALAGEFCSELEARRMLIDAKAKADEAKLKCSAPPPPPPPPPAPAADLKDIFFDFDKSNIRPDAAAVLDENAAVMNADAGLTVLIEGYADIRGTPAYNLQLAQRRADATKAYLVSLGVDASRITTASGGETTQFGAGTTEEAFQLNRRAHFIATSPTAEVGVRLIFSYAK; this is encoded by the coding sequence ATGAAAAGGGATAAGCAAATGCTTTTTTTAAGCATCCCATTTTTAGTTGTTGCATTGCTATATCTAGCAAGCTGTGCGACACCCCCACCGACAAAAGAGCTAGCTGCTGCTGATTCAGCAGTTGCTGATGCTACAGCAACATGTGAACAGTGTAAGCAGAGAGTTTGCGGTGACGATCCAACAACAGGAGATTATTGTGGAGCTCCTTGTGGTGAGGCAGAATTAGCTGCGGCGAACTCTGCATTAGCCAAAGGTAAAGCCCTAGCTGGAGAATTTTGCAGCGAACTAGAAGCACGCAGAATGCTTATCGATGCAAAAGCTAAGGCTGATGAAGCTAAGCTAAAATGTTCAGCACCACCCCCACCACCGCCACCCCCACCCGCACCAGCAGCTGATCTAAAAGATATTTTCTTTGATTTTGATAAATCAAATATCAGACCAGATGCTGCTGCAGTTCTAGATGAGAACGCTGCTGTTATGAATGCTGATGCAGGACTAACAGTTCTTATCGAAGGATATGCAGACATCAGGGGTACTCCAGCTTACAACTTACAGCTCGCTCAGAGAAGAGCTGATGCTACTAAAGCATATCTTGTAAGCCTAGGAGTTGATGCTTCTAGAATTACAACAGCTAGTGGTGGTGAAACCACACAGTTTGGCGCTGGAACAACAGAAGAAGCTTTTCAGCTTAACAGAAGAGCACACTTCATAGCTACATCGCCAACAGCAGAAGTAGGCGTTAGACTTATCTTTAGCTACGCTAAATAA
- a CDS encoding OmpA family protein, with protein MSKAKFISIGFCMVFVVLFAFSCGPGVDKEMADAEAALQAARDAGAEGTPEYQAAEELIAQARQMLAAGDKDGARTLLEEARFKAIEAEGKAKNQAYVESVDIESMEETLGSLSPSGSNFGLVDIFFNFDSQSITAESRPVLNQNANIIKNSGGKFQVVVIEGYADVRGTEEYNLALGQRRAESTKNYLVGLGVPPSKVQAVSKGETDQFAFGSSEYDYQQNRRAHFVPAY; from the coding sequence TTTTGTATGGTATTTGTAGTGTTATTCGCATTTAGCTGTGGTCCAGGTGTAGATAAGGAAATGGCTGATGCTGAAGCAGCCCTCCAAGCAGCTAGGGATGCTGGAGCAGAAGGAACACCAGAGTATCAAGCAGCGGAAGAATTAATAGCACAGGCGAGACAAATGTTAGCAGCAGGTGATAAAGACGGTGCCCGCACGCTTTTAGAAGAAGCTAGGTTCAAAGCGATTGAAGCTGAGGGTAAAGCTAAAAATCAGGCATATGTTGAATCGGTTGATATAGAATCCATGGAAGAGACATTGGGCTCGCTATCGCCGTCAGGATCTAATTTCGGTCTGGTTGATATATTCTTTAATTTTGATAGTCAGTCAATCACAGCTGAATCAAGGCCAGTACTTAATCAAAATGCGAACATTATTAAAAACAGCGGCGGGAAGTTCCAAGTGGTAGTAATCGAAGGTTATGCTGACGTAAGAGGCACAGAGGAGTATAACTTAGCTCTAGGACAAAGAAGAGCTGAATCTACTAAAAACTACCTTGTTGGACTAGGCGTGCCGCCATCAAAAGTTCAAGCAGTAAGTAAGGGTGAAACAGATCAATTTGCATTTGGCAGTTCAGAATATGATTACCAGCAGAATAGAAGAGCACATTTTGTTCCTGCGTACTAG
- the ybgF gene encoding tol-pal system protein YbgF, translating to MRIKVITGFILAGICSMSIGCVATQGDVSSVYARQTRLEAKMERLSQQVNALQTGGVSGGGGADIQLREQVAQLETQVKDLNRSYASLEARVNQGGPTGLPTPPGPPPIGTEGGSELPSLNVESEEYIFNQGYTELSEGNYSGSREQFKLYLSKYPNSSKASDATYWIAESYYRQGEFEEAILEYQKFIDSYPKDDRVPLSYLKQGLSLIEIGREEEAKLFFQTLIDKYPQSEEAKTAKEKIRELAVNG from the coding sequence ATGAGAATTAAAGTTATTACAGGTTTTATATTGGCGGGGATATGTTCTATGTCTATAGGTTGTGTTGCTACTCAAGGTGATGTTAGCAGTGTTTATGCAAGACAGACTAGGCTTGAGGCTAAAATGGAACGGTTATCTCAACAAGTAAATGCGCTGCAGACAGGTGGTGTCAGCGGCGGCGGGGGTGCAGATATTCAGCTAAGAGAACAGGTTGCACAGCTTGAGACGCAGGTAAAAGACTTGAACAGATCTTACGCAAGTCTAGAGGCCAGAGTAAATCAGGGCGGGCCAACAGGTTTGCCAACACCTCCTGGACCACCACCAATTGGTACTGAGGGCGGATCTGAGCTACCATCATTAAATGTTGAAAGCGAAGAATATATATTCAATCAAGGCTATACAGAGTTAAGCGAAGGAAATTACAGTGGTTCAAGAGAACAATTTAAGTTATATTTGTCAAAATATCCGAATTCTTCAAAAGCCAGTGATGCTACATACTGGATTGCGGAGTCGTATTACAGACAGGGAGAATTTGAAGAAGCGATATTAGAATATCAAAAGTTTATAGATAGTTACCCTAAGGATGATAGGGTGCCTCTTTCTTATTTAAAGCAGGGATTATCACTGATTGAAATAGGAAGAGAAGAGGAAGCTAAGCTGTTTTTTCAGACTTTAATTGACAAGTATCCACAGTCTGAAGAAGCTAAAACAGCTAAAGAAAAAATAAGAGAACTTGCAGTTAATGGTTAA